The stretch of DNA GCCCACATAGCAGCCTGTTCTTTACTACTTACGCCAGGAATATTTTTGGCAATGATGCTATTTAATACCGGTTCATTTAAATTACTTACGATCAATGGAAGCGGAGTTTTGTGATATATAAATTCATATTATAGCTTAATTGCTCTATATTTTGTTTGGTTTTTGCTATTTCTTGCCCTACAGACTGTTGCTCAGAAAAATTATTATTTAGATTATTACTAAGTGAATGCAGATCACTATTTGTGTGACCTAATCTGCCATCTTTAGTAGCACTTTTAATCTTGGACAATGCTTCATTATATGATTGCTGTTGGTTAACAGATTTACCTTGATCTTGTTCTTGATCATTACGTGATGCAACTTTTGTTCCTCCCAGACTAGGAATATTTAAACCTATATCAGCACTAGTACCTGTGCCTTTTCTATTACTACTACTAATATGATCAGTAGCAGCGATGCTATCTGAATTCATCTGCTGCAAGGCTAGATACTGGCTATCAGTAATACCAATGGATTTTGCCTCTTCATAGCTTAATCTTTTGCCTATTTCAGTTGCTATAGAATTTCCTGTAGTAGTTAAATCACTATATCTATCATTTAATGAGTCAAGATAACTTTGTGAGCTCATAAACTGGCTTTGATAACTATCTTGCAATAATTTAGAGGAGCGGTAATTGTTAACTAAGGAGTCTACTGCCTCAGTTAGTACTTGTCTGCCGTTATCAGTACTGGTCACTCTCATTCCCCCATCATCAATAATTCCTCCTGCCAATTGTAAAGTTGGGGTAAGATTTTGCTGGGCAATTGTTCTATTACCGATGTTGTAATTATCCATAGAGAGGTTATTATCAGCAATATTAGTACCAATATTACTTGCAACCGGTACTGGAGAAAATTGATTGGCCAAAGTAGTAGTTGCATGGGCACACGCCTTTAATACTGCCCAGGATAACATCGGAACTGAAGCTGCTAGCATCTGAAACGTTGCAAACTCATGCAGCACCATTTCTGAAAAACTCCCCTGCGATAAGATATTTAAACCAGTAAGGTGACTTGTGCCTTTACCAGCTAGGCTAATCATTCCTAAACAATGGATCACCGTAAAAAACACTGGCCAGCTAGTTACCCAAATAATTAAGATGATCCAGGTCTTAAAGATAGTATAACCGCCTGGCAGCAGCGACATTGGAAATACTACGAAAATGAGACAAATTACTAAGGCAAAAAATACTGATTGTAAGATAGGCATTATATTTGCTGCCATCTCTCCTGCAACCAGATAAGAAAATGATTGCTGCAATAATCCCCTGGTAGCATTCATACTCACTAACTGAGGATATTATTCTAGATAGCGAAAATTTTTCTCTTAAATCATCATAAGCTTCACGATTGGCATTAAGCAGCATGGTTTGCTTCATCCACTGATAAATATCTGTTGGTTCTTTTTTAAGATATTTTAAAGTATCAGAAGTCATAGGAAAACCTTGAGTTTATGCTGCGTTCGCCTTTCGATTTTCGATAGCCTCGTAAAAACATCGGAAATTGACGGATGGCTGGGACGGGAGGATTCGAACCTCCGAATGACGATACCAAAAACCGTTGCCTTACCACTTGGCGACGTCCCAATGTAGAAATTAGAAATGTATCGACTTTATACCAATAAACAGCGGAAACGTCAATTACAATAATGATTGTAAAAATAAATTTATTTCATTATTAAGCCAATTTTGAGCATTTGACGATAATAACGAATAAATTTGGATTTTAATTTTATTATAATATTCCTTGATATAGTTTATTTCATCAATATTAAGTAGTTTCACATCAATTAATTTACTAGCATAAGGTACTAAGCTTAAGGTCTCAAACTCAAGCCATTCGCTATTTTCTTTTACATACATTAAATTTTCGATTCTAATTCCGTATTTTCCTGGAATATAAAATCCAGGTTCATTAGATAAGATCATACCTGCTTTAAGTACGGTTTTATTACGAAGATTTATGCTTTGCGGTCCTTCATGGACGCTTAAGAAGCTCCCTACTCCATGTCCTGTACCGTGTGGATAATCTAGCATTTCTTGCCATAAATATTGCCGAGCGAGTATATCAAGATGAGCCCCTGTAACAATATTTTTAGGGAATTTGGCTTTAGCTAAAGCAATATGTCCTTTAAGTACTTGCGTATAACGCTTTTTCTGCTCATCGGTCGGCGTACCTACCATGATTGTTCGAGTTATATCGGTAGTAGCACCACTATATTGACCGCCGGAATCAATTAGTAATATCCCCTGCCCTATAGAAGGAAGAACTCTAATTTTCTTAGCAGTTTTTTGGTCAGCTCTATAATGAATAATGGCACTATTTTCCTGAAATCCGCAAATAGTTGGAAAACTATCCGAAACATACCCCTCTTGTTTAGCTCGATACTCTGTAAGCCTTAAACCGAGGATGTGTTCGGTTATAGTCTTTGTCATCCCGCGAGCTTGTAGCGGGATCTTGTGCTGCACACTGTGTTCTGAGATCCCGTGGTCAAGCCGCGGGATGACACATTTATCCAAATCAGCAAAAAACTCACATAAAGCTACTGCATCTTTAATATGAAAATCGATTGCATGTTTAATTTCTACATCGTTCTTACAAGCTTTAAGCATTAAGCATGGATCGGTAATTTTCTGTACTTTTTTATCAGCTATTAAGTCCATTATATGAACAGAGGCTATAGTATCATCAATAAAAATATTTTCGCTATCTCTTAAAATATTTTCAAATTCTTTTTCCGGTAAAATCGTTATTTCAGGACGTGCATCAATAATTTCGGCATCAATTCTTGTAGGATCGATAAATAGATATAATTTTGTAGATGTAACAATTACTTTTGCAAACATTAAAGGTGTATAGGCAACGTCACTAGCCCGCAAATTTAGTAACCAGCATATGGAGGAGCTATCAAGAATGACTAAGGCAAAGTCCTCAGTGTTGTCATCTAGTTGCTTGACCACGGTATCCATATAATTATTAGATCCTGCGGTCAAGCCACGGGATGACAATGCAATTTCACAACATTTACTTATTTTATCAGTATGACTAACACCCGCAAATTTAATATCATGTAAATAAACTTTAGAGCTTGGTTCTAGAGGCTGATTTTGCCAAATCTTATCAACTAAATTTCCGTTAATTTTGCACAAATTGTCATCTTGCGGCTTGACCGCAGGATCTAGTAAAATTAAATTTGATATAGTAGGATAAGTAAATAATTCAGAATCATATCCTATTTTAGTATCTTTATCTAATGTTGTGGATATATCTTTTAAGTTAAAAATCTTAAAAATTTGCAGATCAAGCTCTTTACTTGCTTGCTCTAAATAACGCCCATCAGTAAAAAATAATGCAGTATCTTTACATATAATAGCCATACCGTTTGAGCCGGTAAAACCTGTGATATATTCAAGCCTTTTAGCATAATCCGGTACATATTCGCTCATATATTTATCGTTAGACGGTATTATATAACCGTCTATATTATATTTTGAAAATAAGTTTCTAAGTAGATTAATTCGGATTTTTGTCATGTTTATATCTCTCATGTCGTTCTCTTACCCGCTTGGATGCTGACCACCTAGGCAACGCTCATAGACGGGAATGACATTTATACCATCCATAATACAAAGGAATACCAAGGATAGTAAAGGAACTAGCTATAATCAGAGTTTTAACAGGTGTTTCATAGATAACCCAACTACAAAAGATAATAGATATCATAACTATAAGTAAATAATAATAAGAAAAATTTTCTTTTGAACTAAGAATTACTTTTAAAAATGCTAAGCTACAAATTAAATAGACGAATAAGAACGCTATTACCGAGAAATCTATTATTTGTGTGATCTGCTTGGCAAAATTATCATTTGCCGTAAAGACTAATAACGGCACAATGCCAAGACAGCTTACAATAATTCCGTGAGTTGGAGCGTTATTGCTATTTTTCTTAGCAAAAAATTTCGGTAATAATCCATCTTCGGCAAGTCCTAGGGCTATCTGTCCGCTAGTTAGTACCCAAGCATTAAGCGTACCAATACATATTATAGAAGCTATAACCGCAATTACGCTTGACCATTTACCCCCAAATAATAATGCAGCAGCATCAGCATAAGGAGCTTTAGAACTAATAAGTTCAGAAGCAGGGATTAGCCCCATTATACCTATACTATTAATAATATATAAAACCGCTACGCAGAAAGTTCCGAGCATTATAGCTCTTGGAATAGTCTTAGCCGGATCTTTTACCGCTCCTGCCGTAGTAGTTGCACACTCAATGCCGATAAATCCCCAAAAAGTAAGAAGTGCAACTCTTCCCATAATGGTCGGAATGCTTAAACTCTCTACTTCCTCGGCAATAGCTATATTATCTATATTAAAATGAGATAATGCAGCTAAACCTACCACAAGCAGCGGAACAAATTTTAAGAGAGTTAAATAAAACTCTGCTTTTCCTGCTACTTCAGGACCTTTTAAATTTAAAACCGTAATAGCACCTAATAATATTATCTGTAATATTAAATCTAAAATCGCTTGTGATTTAAAAAAAGGTGTTAGATAGCCTATTGCCGAAATGACTACTATACTTGTACTGACAAAGGATATAACCCAATAAGTCCAACCGGTGAAAAAAGCTATTTTATCCCTGAAACTTTCCCGTACATAAACGTGCGGACCGCCTGTTTTAGGAAATTTTGCACATAAGCAAGAGAATACCAGTGCTATACTCATAGCACCGAATAATGAAAGTACCCAGCCCCAAATGCTGTATATACCGAATGGTGCTAAACTTAATGGCAATATAAAAACGCTAGTACCGATTTGACTGCCGGTTACTAAGGCAAAAACCGCCCAAAAACCTAATTTTTGTGACATAATTTTGTTATTGATTTAATTATAGAAACGGCTTTTAACATAGCTGAAATAATGATTTTTAGCAATAGATAAAAAACTACTATAGTCATTTTACTCTTGATTTCTAAACAAAAGATTGATAGCTTTTTAAGCTATCAATCTTAGGAGTTAATATGTCAAATCGCATCGCTAAAGTTTATACAGTGAAATCAGGTGATACTTTATCATATATTACTACAAAAAATGGTCTAACAGTTAACCAATTGCTAACTATTCCAAATAACGAACAGTTTAAAGCTAATCCTGATAAGATTTATCCAGGGAATAAAGTAAAAGTAAGCTATACAGTAAAATCAGGAGACACTTTATCAAAAATTTCACAAAATTATGGTACTTCTGTTCAGGATTTAGTTAAATATAATAGTATAAGCGACCCTAATCATATCAAAGTAGGCTGGGAGATTTCATTTTCCGGTGATTCGCATGATTTTTATTGAAATAAAGCTGTTGGTGTAATAGTCAACCGCAACCTGCTTTTTATGGATGTACTGTAATTGTTAAGATAGTGATGTTATCTTTGTTTGGTCCCATAATGCCAAAAAATTCTATAAGCAGTAGGAGTATTATTTTCAGCATAAGCTTCAAATATTTCTTCTCCGTTATGTCCTTTAATAGATTTATATTTATGGGTATTTAAACTAAGATGGCGAGGATTCATTTGTAAATATGCCAGTGTTTTTTTTACTGCTTTTAAACGCTTTTCTAATCCTTTATTATTTTCAAGTTCTTCCAAATCTTTACTAGCTTGAATAGTAAAGAATTTTAAAAGTCATCATCTAAATATTTGCTGAAATCTTCTATAAATTTAACTTGCCTTTTAGCAGAATCTTTAATACCGTTATTTAATTGTGTTAAAGCCTTTTTATTATTAAATAGCCAACTTTCTTTTAAAGGTATTTCCGTATAGGGTTCTAAAATAATTTGTCCTTTTTTACTATTAACAATAACGTGAAAACTACTTACTCCTTTAGCTAATTTTTACCAAGTGTTATTCTTCCTTTTACATCCGGTTTTAATATACATGCTTTGTGCCATATAAATTACTTATTTGAGTTCTGAAGTATTAATAAATAACATATGGTGTAATTAATCAAGTGGGATTGTTAGAAGCTATCTGTAAACTTATTTTAATTGATAATTAAAGAGATTTTTTAGCGAAAATTATAGATTATAGAACAATTATTTTTGCAGGAATAGCTGTTCCTATTTCAAAAAAAACTTATAATTTGCAGCAGAAAAGAATTTAATTAGCCTTAAAATAAGTTTACAGATAGCTTCTTATACGCTAAAGGATTTGCCGCAGCCGCAATTAGCTTTTTCGTTGGGATTGGTGAAAGTGAATTGGGATTTGAATTTAGTCTCTACATAGTCCATTTCAGAACCTAGAATATACATTAATGCCTTTGGGTTGATTAGTACCCGCACGCCCTTTTCTTCAACTACTTCATCGAATTGATTTTTACTATCGGCATATTCAACGTAATAAGTCTGACCGGCACAACCGCCTGACTTAACTCCTACCCTAATACCAAAGGTAGGCTTGGCTCGTTTTTCTATTAGCAATTTTACTTGCTTTGCAGCAGAATCGGTTAATGAAATAATATTTTTCATGTTTTAAGAGTCTTTTTTGCTTTCTTTTTTCTGTTTGTAATCAGCTATAGCTGCTTTTATTGCATCTTCAGCAAGTAGTGAGCAATGTAATTTTACCGGTGGAAGTGACAATTCTTTTGCTATTTCAGTATTTTTAATAGTTTCGGCATCTTCTACTGATCTTCCTTTAACCCACTCCGTTACTAAAGAACTTGAAGCAATAGCCGAACCGCAGCCAAATGTTTTAAATTTAGCATCTGTAATAATCCCGTCATCATCAACTTCGATTTGTAACTTCATAACATCACCGCAAGCAGGAGCTCCAACTAGTCCTGTACCGACATTTTTATTTTCTTTATCAAGCGATCCAACATTACGCGGATTTTCATAATGATCTATCACTTTTTTGCTATAAGCCATTGTTATTCTCTAAAATTTAGTTTCAATTCTGTCATGCCGTGACTTGATCACGGCATCCAAAAATATAATTTAAAATACTAATATTATTAGTATTTTAAACTGGACCCCGTGGCCAAGCCACGCGGGGTGACAATGTTAGTGTGCTGCCCACTTAATCTTCTTCAAATCAATCCCCTCTTGCATCATTTCCCAAAGAGGGCTTAATTCCCTTAGTTTATCGATTTTTGAGCATATGAAATTTACTGCGTAATTAATTTCCTGCTCGGTAGTAAACCTACCTATACCGAACCTAATCGAAGTATGGGCAAGCTCTTCACCGATACCCATGGAACGCAAAACATATGACGGCTCTAAAGAAGCAGAAGTACAAGCAGAACCGGAGGAAACCGCTAAATCTTTAATAGCAAGGATAATTGACTCCCCCTCTACTCCAGCAAAGCTTAGATTTAGATTGCCTTTATATCTTTGATCTTTATCGCCGTTTAAATAAACTTCCGAAATTCGGCTATGTATATTATTTAAAAATCTGTCGAACAAGTAATTTACGTGCTTAGTATCTTTTTCCATCTCACTATACGCTATTTCAGCAGCCATGCCAAGCCCTACGATTAAAGGAGTCGGTAGCGTACCTGAACGCATACCTCTCTCCTGCCCGCCACCGTTTATGAGCGGCGTAACACGCACACGAGGTTTTTTCCTTACATATAATGCCCCTATTCCTTTCGGACCGTAAATTTTATGTCCTGAGATACTGGCAAGATCAATATTAAACTCGTTAACATCAATTGGAATTTTACCAAAACCTTGAGCAATATCGGAATGAAAAAAAACGCCTCTTTCACGGCAAATTTTCCCGATTTCCTTTAAAGGCTGAATAACACCTATTTCATTATTAACCGCCATAACTGAAACTAACATAGTCTGATCAGTAATAGCATTTTTTAGAGTTTCTAAATCGATTATTCCATTTGGTTTAATCGGTAAGTATGTGATTTTTATCCCTTCTTGCTCTAAATGCCTGCAAGCGTCAAGTACGCATTTATGTTCACTGACTACGGTAATAATATGATTTTTCTTATTACCGTAAAATTTTGCTATTCCCTTTATTGCAAGGTTATTAGATTCAGTTGCACCGGAGGTAAAAATAATTTCTTTAGTATCCGCTCCTATTAACCTTGCTACCCTACTCCTTGCCTCTTCAACGGCGTTTTCTGCTTCCCAGCCGAAAGAATGGCTACGTGAATGAGGATTCCCAAATTTGGTAGTAAAATAGGGCAACATTACTTCCATTACCCTTGGATCTAGCGGTGTTGTTGCCTGATAATCCATATATATCGGTAAGGTTAAATTGTTTAATTGTGGGTTCATATGGTTACAAATGTTAAATAGTTTGTTTTTCATCATTGCGAGCGACCGTAGGGAGCTTGGCAATCCAGAAAAATAATAAAAAGTATAATAAAAAAGTGCTAATTTTAGTATTTTTTTACTGGATTACTTCGTAATTTTCCTCGCAATGATGGGTTGAAAGTTCATATATTGTATATCTCCTCAAAGGCTTCTATAAAAGCCTCTATATCACTTACCGTATTAGTATGGCTTAAAGATATCCTAATAGAGGATTTTGCCTCTTCTTCATTCATACCCATATTGGTTAATACGTGTGATTTAGATATTTTTCCTGATGAACAAGCAGAGCCGGAGCTTACGCAAATATTACGTAAATCAAACCCGATGAATTTCACTTGTGCATCCGTATTCGGTATAGTAATTAAGGTAGTATTAGGCAACCTCGCTACATTATTACTAACAATATTTACGTTTGGGTATTCTTTTAGTTTTTTCTCTAAAGCTTCCTGTAAGTTTTTGATTTTTACATATTTCTTTGAGATATCTTTTGTTATTAATTCAGCTGCTAACCCAAGCCCTGCAATAGCTAAAACATTTTCAGTACCTGATCTTATTCCTTTTTCTTGCCCTCCTCCTATAATTATTGGAGTAACTTGAAAATTAGAGTTAGAAATTAAAACTGAACTACCCTGCCCTGCTCCTATTTTATGTCCTGAAATTGTCACAAAATCTAACCCTAATACTTTGATATTTATAGGTATTTTACCAAATCCTTGGACTAAATCACTATGAAATTTTGCATCATATTTTTTAGCTATTTCACTTATTTTGGTTATATCTTGTAAAACTCCACTTTCATTATTAGCCATCATTACAGAAACTAATTTTTTAGTAGCATTACTTTGAGATAACAACTCTTCTAGATGTTCTAAATCAACCAAACCTTGAGTGTTAACTCTTATAACTTTAATATTTGGAGCGTAGTTTATGTGGTTATAGATCGATAAATGTTCAATAGCTGAAATAAAAATATCGCTGTCATAAAAATTTTTCATTATTAAATTATTACTTTCAGTTCCCGATGACGTAAAAGTAATATCATATTCTCTAGATGATAAGGTTATACTAAGAGCTGCTGCTATTTGCAAGCGTGCCGTTTCTATGATATTCTTAGCAAATCTACCTGAGCTATGTGCTGATGAAGGGTTAAGCTCCTTGTCCATTAAACTTATTATGAATTCCTTAACCCTAGGATCAATAACAGTAGTAGCATTATGGTCTAAATATATCATATATACTCGTTGAACTTGAAAAATTGGCTATGTCGTCTTTGTAAGTCCTCGGATGCTCACGTACTTCTGTACGCTCCGCTCCTCGGCTTACAGACTCCTTGCTCTTTTCCAAGTTGATCTTCGTATCCCAACTCTTCATTTCACAGGAGTATATTTAAGTTTAGAGCATCTTTAATCGATATATTTTCAAAATAATCTCTAATATGCTTACCAAGACCTTTCCATAATTTATGCGAATTACATTTTATTGTATCAGGCATGCAAGTTTTAACCGATTTCTTATAGCAGGTAGTCATTATAAAATTTTCGTTAACGGCGTCCATAATATCGGAAATTTTTATTTCTTCTAGGTTACCTATTAAAATATATCCCCCTTTCGATCCTCTAATAGCCTTAACTAGATCAGCTTTTTTAAGTTTAGAAAATATCTGCTCTAAATAGTTAAGCGATATATTTTGTTTTACGGAAATGTCATTCAAAGTGACCGGTTCGGCACTTGATTTTGAAGCCATTTCAAGTATTGCCATTACGGCATATCTTCCTTTCGTCGTCAGCATCATATAACCAACCTATTAAAACTTAAAATCTTTTTTTATATCTACAATACCCAAGTAATTTAGTCAAGTATATAATTATATTATTTAATAAAAAATTAGCTTATTAATATAAACTAAAATTTAATTGTGTAGAATCTAGTAGAAGTGAAAAAGAAGGACAAAATATTATAAATAAGTGATTAATCCAGAATTACCTAGGGACGTTGTTGCATGGATCAATTCCACCTCTGTCATCCCCCCCGCGACTTGATCGCGGGATCCAACTTAAAATACTAATAATATTAGTATTTTAAATTGTTTTTATAGACCCCGTGGTCAAGCGAGCTAGGTGACATAGTGGGTTTTACCGATCTACGCAACAATGCCGGCATATGACATTTAGCTAGATTCCTGCTTTTGCAGGAATGACATTTAATTATAAATAGTTAATTATTTTATTATCCATACCCTCTGTTTGTTATTCTATTTCTAGCTTTAGGTTTTGAAGGAGCAGCAATATTTTTTAAATGAGCTTGATAATTTTTAATTTTTTCTATTCTGTTTTCTCTTAGTTTTGCATGCTTGGTTCTAGCACTTTTTCCGAAACCTACTTTGGTTTCCATATCTTTTATAAAATCAGTAACAAATGTTCGTGGATGCCTTTGAATATCGATTTGACAATTTTTATCTAAAGCACCGGGCATAGTTTCTTGTATTTTTTTACAGCACGGTACATATCTAAAGCTTAAGGTTGATAATGACCGCTATTATTACTAAGGTAATCAATTTTTCCCCTATCATTTATACCTATAACTCCTGCTGCTTCCGCAGGCTTTCCACTTAAAAATGAACCGTGAACAAGATTTTTAGTATTTGGCAAATATTGATTTTTATGAGTACCCATATAAATTACTCCATCCTTTCCCATTACAAATGCTTGAACATTATTCATGCTTTTACTTTCTTTACCGATAGTAGAAGCTACTTTACCGTTAGAATCAAGTAATCTCTAAGAGGAGGTATCATAGAATAGTCGGTGATTTTTTTGTTCCTCCGGCCCCATACGCAATATTTCAAATTCATGCCCATCCCATATTTGTTTACCTTGAGCTATTTCTTGAAGATGATGTTCTGCAAGTTTTGGATTTGGATGAACTACTTTAACTCTTACAGAATCTACTATAGCATCGTTTAATTTTCCTAACTCATGTTCCGGTATTAAAGCATGCTTGAATTTATTTATTAATCTATTTCAATTATCTCTAGCTCTAGTTTTTGGATCTCTAAAAGGTGTATCAATATTTTTTCCGGCATCCCCCAACTAGATAAACTTTATTATCTTTTTGGACTAAGTTATCTTTGTATAAAGGCTCTCCCTCTTGATTGATAAGTTGACCTTTTCTTTCAATAGCAGCTAATTGACTATCCTTATAAAGGATAATTTTTTCATTATTTAATCCAAGCTTTGAATTAATTTGTGTTTTACCTTGATGATTTAAATTACCAATACCGATACCATCAATATCCGCAATTTGAATATCTCTATTTTTATCAACAAATTTTCTAATTTCCTCAGAATTATTAATAAATTGACCGTTATCCTTTAATATTCCTTGTATATCGCCGGTAGTATAAGTAAATGCTTCTTTGATTGTTTTTGTGTCCTTTATAAGACCTACTGCAGCGAAAATTTGTTGAAAGAAATTTAGATTTCTCTTTACTTCAACATTTTTTACTCCAGTAGCTTCTCTTTCATGAATTACCAATTGATCCGGCTTAAGTAGCCGCCTTTATCATAAATATTAATTATTCTTCCTCTTATAAGGTCTACTTCTGTTGCTTCTTTATCTTGCAAAAATTCCTTAACTTGCGGCTCTTCTGCAAACCTTACTTTCTTTTTTTCCTTACCCATTTACATTACCTAAATTTATAAACAAACAATTTTAGGTTTCATTTTAACAATAAAAACTTTTATTTTTTTAATAATAGGCTGTTTTTTTAGTAAATTGAGGATTTAAAATCACATATTATATGATAACCGATTTTTCTTATATATAGTGCGATAGGCTCTTGTTAATTTGCCAAATAGCGATAAATACTAAACAAGTTGTACACATTTGTAGTAGCTGTAATAATATGCTTAATTCCGGTATTAATATAATAATAACCGGTTGTAATATTATCGGGACTCCGCTTGAAAACATTACTAACCTTATAGAAGTTTGTATTGAAGTTTTAGTAGTAAGTAAATTAGCTAAGCTATATACTAACAAAACTATAATACTTCTCTCTAATAAGAATGTTACAAACCAAAATAATATAATAGCCGGCATACCGAAATAAATAAATAAATTTGGTGCATATAATAAATTATCGGCAAAATATTTTTTTATTATTTCAAGAGTTAAAATTACTTCATTTTGCTTGAATATCTCAGAATAGTTAACAGTACTTGGGAAATTTTTCTTAGTATTGGCTACAATTAAATTTATCTTCAGCTTATTCTCTTCAAGTACAAACGGTATTTTGCTTTTTTCTTTGTTAGAAACTTGATTTTTTGTATCAATGACGACTATTTTATTGTTATTTTTACTATATAAATATATAGGCTCTACTTCTTCAACTGAAATTTTTGAATTATTATATTTAATTTCCGGTAATTGATTGATAATATATTCAATGTTGTCTGTAACTTTTGATGATTGTATTCCGTTAAAATAATCTTTTAAAGTTATTATGTAATTTAATATAAAAATACAATAAATTATTGACGGAATAAAAGATATGGTAAATAAATATCTTATTCCGTATCCTTGATAGTTTATATATACGTCTTTATAAAACTCTATAGAGCTAATTG from Rickettsia helvetica encodes:
- a CDS encoding M24 family metallopeptidase; the encoded protein is MTKIRINLLRNLFSKYNIDGYIIPSNDKYMSEYVPDYAKRLEYITGFTGSNGMAIICKDTALFFTDGRYLEQASKELDLQIFKIFNLKDISTTLDKDTKIGYDSELFTYPTISNLILLDPAVKPQDDNLCKINGNLVDKIWQNQPLEPSSKVYLHDIKFAGVSHTDKISKCCEIALSSRGLTAGSNNYMDTVVKQLDDNTEDFALVILDSSSICWLLNLRASDVAYTPLMFAKVIVTSTKLYLFIDPTRIDAEIIDARPEITILPEKEFENILRDSENIFIDDTIASVHIMDLIADKKVQKITDPCLMLKACKNDVEIKHAIDFHIKDAVALCEFFADLDKCVIPRLDHGISEHSVQHKIPLQARGMTKTITEHILGLRLTEYRAKQEGYVSDSFPTICGFQENSAIIHYRADQKTAKKIRVLPSIGQGILLIDSGGQYSGATTDITRTIMVGTPTDEQKKRYTQVLKGHIALAKAKFPKNIVTGAHLDILARQYLWQEMLDYPHGTGHGVGSFLSVHEGPQSINLRNKTVLKAGMILSNEPGFYIPGKYGIRIENLMYVKENSEWLEFETLSLVPYASKLIDVKLLNIDEINYIKEYYNKIKIQIYSLLSSNAQNWLNNEINLFLQSLL
- a CDS encoding APC family permease encodes the protein MSQKLGFWAVFALVTGSQIGTSVFILPLSLAPFGIYSIWGWVLSLFGAMSIALVFSCLCAKFPKTGGPHVYVRESFRDKIAFFTGWTYWVISFVSTSIVVISAIGYLTPFFKSQAILDLILQIILLGAITVLNLKGPEVAGKAEFYLTLLKFVPLLVVGLAALSHFNIDNIAIAEEVESLSIPTIMGRVALLTFWGFIGIECATTTAGAVKDPAKTIPRAIMLGTFCVAVLYIINSIGIMGLIPASELISSKAPYADAAALLFGGKWSSVIAVIASIICIGTLNAWVLTSGQIALGLAEDGLLPKFFAKKNSNNAPTHGIIVSCLGIVPLLVFTANDNFAKQITQIIDFSVIAFLFVYLICSLAFLKVILSSKENFSYYYLLIVMISIIFCSWVIYETPVKTLIIASSFTILGIPLYYGWYKCHSRL
- a CDS encoding LysM peptidoglycan-binding domain-containing protein gives rise to the protein MSNRIAKVYTVKSGDTLSYITTKNGLTVNQLLTIPNNEQFKANPDKIYPGNKVKVSYTVKSGDTLSKISQNYGTSVQDLVKYNSISDPNHIKVGWEISFSGDSHDFY
- a CDS encoding iron-sulfur cluster assembly accessory protein, which encodes MKNIISLTDSAAKQVKLLIEKRAKPTFGIRVGVKSGGCAGQTYYVEYADSKNQFDEVVEEKGVRVLINPKALMYILGSEMDYVETKFKSQFTFTNPNEKANCGCGKSFSV
- the iscU gene encoding Fe-S cluster assembly scaffold IscU, with amino-acid sequence MAYSKKVIDHYENPRNVGSLDKENKNVGTGLVGAPACGDVMKLQIEVDDDGIITDAKFKTFGCGSAIASSSLVTEWVKGRSVEDAETIKNTEIAKELSLPPVKLHCSLLAEDAIKAAIADYKQKKESKKDS
- a CDS encoding IscS subfamily cysteine desulfurase; this encodes MNPQLNNLTLPIYMDYQATTPLDPRVMEVMLPYFTTKFGNPHSRSHSFGWEAENAVEEARSRVARLIGADTKEIIFTSGATESNNLAIKGIAKFYGNKKNHIITVVSEHKCVLDACRHLEQEGIKITYLPIKPNGIIDLETLKNAITDQTMLVSVMAVNNEIGVIQPLKEIGKICRERGVFFHSDIAQGFGKIPIDVNEFNIDLASISGHKIYGPKGIGALYVRKKPRVRVTPLINGGGQERGMRSGTLPTPLIVGLGMAAEIAYSEMEKDTKHVNYLFDRFLNNIHSRISEVYLNGDKDQRYKGNLNLSFAGVEGESIILAIKDLAVSSGSACTSASLEPSYVLRSMGIGEELAHTSIRFGIGRFTTEQEINYAVNFICSKIDKLRELSPLWEMMQEGIDLKKIKWAAH
- a CDS encoding cysteine desulfurase family protein, producing MIYLDHNATTVIDPRVKEFIISLMDKELNPSSAHSSGRFAKNIIETARLQIAAALSITLSSREYDITFTSSGTESNNLIMKNFYDSDIFISAIEHLSIYNHINYAPNIKVIRVNTQGLVDLEHLEELLSQSNATKKLVSVMMANNESGVLQDITKISEIAKKYDAKFHSDLVQGFGKIPINIKVLGLDFVTISGHKIGAGQGSSVLISNSNFQVTPIIIGGGQEKGIRSGTENVLAIAGLGLAAELITKDISKKYVKIKNLQEALEKKLKEYPNVNIVSNNVARLPNTTLITIPNTDAQVKFIGFDLRNICVSSGSACSSGKISKSHVLTNMGMNEEEAKSSIRISLSHTNTVSDIEAFIEAFEEIYNI
- a CDS encoding Fe-S cluster assembly transcription factor yields the protein MMLTTKGRYAVMAILEMASKSSAEPVTLNDISVKQNISLNYLEQIFSKLKKADLVKAIRGSKGGYILIGNLEEIKISDIMDAVNENFIMTTCYKKSVKTCMPDTIKCNSHKLWKGLGKHIRDYFENISIKDALNLNILL